Proteins encoded in a region of the Zea mays cultivar B73 chromosome 2, Zm-B73-REFERENCE-NAM-5.0, whole genome shotgun sequence genome:
- the LOC111589226 gene encoding F-box/FBD/LRR-repeat protein At1g13570 isoform X2, whose product MAKQKEGVDKRTARKMIRSTEGCAKSITLERNNKSDDVQLHDLPNDILGSILSRLTFRESSQMGLVSHTWRRLWRSCCRKLVFTSATMFQPGNRSIKHTRTNFAMRVNSFLRQLRTHPTLNKFVIKFGLRRKHTRHVNRWIRFCSVSRARHITINFTPGVKDFFMGPANSKYIFPLNVFSGPEGSSTHVRTLHLGYVCLDTTSSDFMIFANLKKLTLHKISFLGDLQCLMLPECNSLECLSISFCSLPGLSTCQPLQRLRCVRLHYCYLKKIELEAPNLTSFDLTNQPIPFVLGGSLNVMEANIKLLAKDSPYGDNLDYIYTELPAALSHVHKLSITSGLFVYDQLQGFSKTSARFINLRHLTMYLPLYGEPKSISGILRLAYLLELAPALEELELHVSGLLTL is encoded by the exons ATGGCCAAACAAAAAGAGGGTGTGGACAAAAGAACTGCTAGGAAGATGATCCGATCTACGGAAGGCTGTGCAAAGAGCATTACTTTGGAGAGGAACAACAAATCAGACGATGTGCAGCTTCACGATCTGCCGAAT GACATCCTAGGTAGCATACTATCACGGTTGACATTCAGAGAATCCTCACAGATGGGCCTTGTTTCTCATACCTGGCGGCGGCTGTGGAGAAGCTGTTGCCGGAAACTGGTCTTCACCAGTGCCACCATGTTCCAACCCGGAAATAGGAGCATCAAACATACAAGGACCAACTTTGCCATGAGAGTCAACAGTTTCTTGCGTCAGCTACGCACTCATCCTACTCTTAATAAGTTTGTTATTAAGTTCGGGCTGCGCAGGAAGCACACTCGCCATGTCAACAGATGGATTCGCTTCTGCTCCGTGTCGCGAGCAAGACACATCACTATTAATTTCACTCCTGGAGTGAAAGATTTTTTCATGGGTCCAGCCAACAGCAAGTACATCTTCCCCCTGAACGTTTTCAGTGGTCCAGAAGGCTCCTCTACACATGTCAGAACTCTTCATCTGGGCTATGTCTGTCTGGACACAACCTCGTCTGATTTCATGATCTTTGCAAATCTTAAGAAGCTCACTCTGCACAAAATTTCCTTTTTGGGAGACCTCCAGTGCCTGATGCTGCCAGAATGCAATTCTCTTGAGTGTCTGAGCATCAGCTTCTGTTCCTTGCCTGGTTTAAGCACATGCCAACCGCTGCAACGTCTGCGATGTGTTCGTTTGCACTACTGCTATCTAAAAAAGATTGAGCTGGAAGCTCCAAATCTAACATCGTTTGACTTGACCAACCAACCAATTCCATTTGTGCTTGGTGGATCTCTGAATGTAATGGAAGCCAACATTAAACTGTTAGCTAAGGACTCACCTTATGGTGATAATCTGGACTACATCTACACTGAGCTTCCTGCTGCGCTGTCTCATGTGCATAAACTCTCGATAACCTCGGGTCTCTTCGTTTATGATCAG CTGCAAGGGTTTTCCAAAACCTCAGCCAGATTCATCAATCTGAGGCATCTGACCATGTATTTGCCTCTTTATGGGGAACCTAAGTCAATTAGTGGGATTCTTCGCTTGG